The proteins below come from a single Solea senegalensis isolate Sse05_10M linkage group LG2, IFAPA_SoseM_1, whole genome shotgun sequence genomic window:
- the LOC122758671 gene encoding collagen alpha-2(V) chain-like isoform X3 has protein sequence MGPSLRCRITVCLALTLAQVIAVSCQEDNKNDTCTENGTTYSNYQIWSPEPCRICMCDTGTVVCEEVVCEELGHCPTTEAPEGECCPVCSTAAAAAAPPPPPPPPPPSTDNKTDSCTEDGKVYSNNQIWHPEPCRVCICDTGTVVCEDVVCEDIGDCRTTEIPEGECCPVCSAANVPADTCTENGKVYANNDMWNPEPCRICVCDMGTAVCEEVICEDLGDCPKTVTPDNECCPVCLTAASSSTPSTHDAPAADEYKEESCIVEEEVHQHNDIWKPEPCRVCVCDNGVAICDEVKCEVLPNCGKVITPEGECCPVCDSFASASRMIEIMGFKGQKGEPGDIPYVVGHPGPQGPSGPPGSQGPTGPRGFKGRRGFQGPPGFDGEPGIPGNPGQAGPPGQVAPPGGNLASQMALGFNEKSTLAGMVSGSRGESGPRGPSGQSGPPGPTGGQGIPGDVGDPGQMGEPGHRGPDGPSGKPGPDGEPGPAGATGEPGFAGSVGARGFPGLPGLPGLKGHKGHAGPPGLKGETGSVGTKGASGNAGAMGAPGPQGPPGLQGERGRAGPTGPVGKRGTPGDGGKPGPLGPIGIPGIPGFPGNPGMKGEAGPTGVRGSPGQQGARGDSGHVGPAGATGQQGAEGNDGGPGARGQTGLAGVQGPAGVQGPIGAPGPQGTTGAHGPKGQLGDVGVPGFKGEAGFKGERGDHGVPGPLGPMGEDGKRGPRGDAGSIGPPGPSGETGAPGNRGFPGADGLPGPKGAVGERGLQGSAGAKGLSGDVGRPGESGLTGARGLSGPLGAQGAEGKLGPVGSAGEDGKQGSAGSTGTRGASGPMGLPGPKGFAGDAGKIGEAGSSGPPGPRGLNGKDGEEGAAGSTGPAGPAGKRGEHGPQGVNGFQGLPGMPGPPGESGKPGNEGLSGEAGTVGATGPRGERGSPGERGDVGPNGLQGPKGSPGGPGPDGPKGNAGPTGALGEPGGPGLQGMPGERGITGPSGPKGDSGSVGEKGPEGKAGADGARGLPGSVGPVGSGGPNGDKGETGPPGPAGRRGSRGIAGSSGEPGPTGAVGFPGPSGPDGQPGVKGETGEAGLKGEVGPPGAQGTAGKPGKQGPVGVTGLKGARGTQGQAGSAGFPGLPGGIGPAGTPGVVGADGPIGDTGKQGPSGIQGENGAPGRQGERGPAGLPGTPGEKGDSGEDGPSGPDGPPGPAGITGQRGIVGQPGLRGERGLLGLPGPAGQPGKPGASGSQGGVGPAGGIGLPGATGPRGDPGPEGIPGAEGSPGKDGVLGERGDRGSPGPEGLAGVAGSPGTEGPVGLTGGPGLIGETGSRGGAGPSGQPGVRGKVGPQGPQGEKGIIGDQGERGQKGHRGFTGLDGLPGITGATGDPGAIGIVGPAGPRGPPGVSGPPGKEGNIGQSGPMGAPGSRGAIGDLGAQGPSGEPGPPGLPGPPGPPIAAVGDLFAAMEDYDMNGFVPQAEEFIEDDVAADPPPLPEFNKDEALPNKNVLRADTGVQATLKTLSGHLQNLRSPDGSKMNPAKTCQDIKQCYPQKKSGNYWIDPNQGSTKDAIRVFCNMENGETCISANPANIPHKNWWTKSIPTANEPIWFGANMNAGTKFLYGNKEEQPNAVAVQIKLLQLLSKESHQNVTYHCRNSVAYKDAKSGSLKKALVLKGANGQELRAQGNIRLRYSVLDDGCSQSNGNWGKTVIEHRTLTSTRLPIVDLAPMDIGQPDQEFGLDIGPVCFS, from the exons ATGGGGCCCTCATTGCGCTGTAGGATTACTGTGTGCCTGGCCCTCACCTTGGCTCAGGTGATTGCTGTGAGCTGCCAAGAAGATAACAAGAACG ATACCTGCACAGAAAATGGCACGACCTACTCCAACTATCAGATTTGGAGTCCAGAGCCATGTCGAATCTGCATGTGCGACACAGGGACTGTGGTGTGTGAGGAAGTGGTGTGTGAAGAGCTGGGGCACTGCCCGACAACTGAGGCCCCCGAGGGCGAGTGTTGCCCCGTgtgctccacagcagcagcagcagcagcaccaccaccaccacctcctcctcctcctcctagcACGGACAATAAAACTG ATTCCTGCACAGAAGACGGCAAAGTCTACTCCAACAATCAGATATGGCACCCAGAGCCATGTCGTGTCTGTATATGTGATACTGGGACAGTGGTTTGTGAGGACGTGGTGTGCGAGGACATAGGTGACTGCCGGACCACAGAGATCCCAGAGGGCGAGTGCTGCCCCGTGTGCTCGGCTGCGAACGTTCCAGCTG aTACCTGCACAGAAAATGGCAAAGTCTATGCTAACAATGACATGTGGAACCCGGAGCCTTGTCGGATCTGCGTGTGTGACATGGGGACCGCCGTGTGTGAGGAGGTGATTTGCGAGGACCTCGGTGACTGTCCGAAAACTGTGACCCCAGACAACGAGTGCTGCCCCGTGTGCTTGACCGCGGCCTCGTCATCCACTCCCAGCACTCACGACGCACCAG CAGCCGATGAATATAAAGAGGAAAGCTGcattgtggaggaggaggttcaCCAGCACAACGACATCTGGAAACCAGAGCCCTGTCGTGTCTGCGTCTGTGACAATGGCGTAGCCATCTGCGACGAGGTGAAGTGCGAAGTTCTGCCAAATTGCGGGAAGGTCATCACCCCTGAGGGAGAGTGCTGCCCCGTGTGTGACAGCTTTGCCAGTGCAAGCAGGATGATTG AAATAATGGGCTTCAAG GGACAGAAAGGCGAACCGGGTGATATTCCATAT gtgGTCGGGCACCCTGGACCTCAAGGACCATCG GGTCCTCCAGGAAGTCAAGGTCCCACTGGACCAAGAGGCTTTAAAGGTAGACGG GGATTCCAGGGGCCTCCAGGATTTGACGGAGAGCCTGGTATTCCAGGAAATCCAGGTCAAGCAGGACCCCCAGGCCAGGTGGCACCCCCTGGG GGAAATCTAGCATCGCAAATGGCTTTAGGCTTCAACGAGAAGTCTACTCTGGCTGGCATGGTGTCAGGATCCAGG GGAGAATCAGGACCGCGAGGACCTTCAGGGCAGTCGGGACCACCA GGTCCAACTGGTGGTCAGGGAATTCCAGGAGATGTTGGAGACCCAGGACAAATG GGAGAACCGGGTCATCGAGGACCTGACGGGCCATCAGGAAAACCTGGACCTGAT GGAGAACCTGGACCTGCAGGAGCTACAGGAGAGCCAGGATTCGCAGGATCTGTG GGTGCCAGAGGATTCCCAGGACTCCCTGGTCTTCCAGGTCTAAAAGGTCACAAG GGACATGCTGGTCCTCCTGGGTTGAAAGGGGAGACTGGATCAGTTGGAACCAAG GGTGCTTCAGGAAATGCTGGCGCCATGGGTGCTCCTGGTCCACAG GGGCCGCCGGGTCTGCAGGGAGAACGAGGAAGAGCCGGCCCAACCGGACCTGTg GGAAAACGTGGCACACCTGGTGATGGCGGCAAACCTGGTCCTCTG GGTCCCATTGGAATCCCTGGTATACCAGGATTTCCCGGTAACCCAGGAATGAAG GGTGAGGCAGGGCCAACTGGGGTGAGAGGAAGTCCAGGACAACAGGGAGCCAGAGGAGATTCAGGACATGTAGGACCAGCTGGAGCAACGGGACAGCAG GGTGCAGAAGGAAATGATGGCGGTCCAGGTGCACGTGGACAAACA GGTCTGGCAGGTGTGCAAGGTCCAGCAGGTGTGCAAGGTCCGATAGGTGCCCCTGGTCCCCAGGGAACCACAGGAGCACATGGACCAAAGGGCCAACTG GGCGACGTAGGAGTGCCTGGATTCAAAGGAGAAGCTGGATTCAAGGGAGAAAGA GGCGACCATGGTGTTCCTGGTCCATTAGGTCCAATGGGAGAGGACGGGAAGCGTGGACCACGAGGTGATGCCGGATCCATTGGGCCTCCAGGACCTTCAGGAGAGACT GGAGCTCCAGGAAATCGAGGTTTCCCCGGTGCAGATGGTTTACCAGGCCCGAAG GGAGCTGTGGGTGAACGTGGGCTGCAAGGGTCAGCTGGTGCCAAAGGCTTATCTGGAGATGTGGGACGCCCTGGAGAGTCAGGTTTAACAGGAGCTCGG GGTTTATCTGGACCACTCGGTGCTCAAGGAGCAGAGGGGAAACTAGGACCTGTG GGCTCGGCAGGAGAAGACGGCAAACAAGGCTCAGCTGGTTCAACGGGAACCAGAGGTGCTTCTGGACCAATGGGCCTGCCAGGACCTAAGGGCTTTGCT GGCGATGCTGGAAAGATCGGAGAGGCTGGAAGTTCTGGACCCCCGGGTCCAAGG GGACTGAATGGAAAAGATGGAGAGGAAGGTGCTGCTGGATCAACTGGTCCAGCT GGTCCTGCAGGAAAAAGAGGAGAGCATGGGCCACAGGGAGTGAACGGTTTCCAG GGTTTGCCCGGAATGCCAGGCCCACCCGGAGAGTCAGGAAAACCAGGCAATGAG GGTCTCTCTGGAGAGGCAGGGACTGTTGGAGCTACTGGTCCACGG GGTGAAAGAGGCTCTCCAGGAGAAAGGGGTGATGTCGGTCCCAATGGACTGCAAGGACCCAAAGGTAGTCCAGGTGGACCAGGACCCGATGGACCAAAG gGTAACGCTGGACCAACGGGTGCTCTTGGTGAGCCAGGTGGTCCAGGACTTCAGGGGATGCCAGGGGAGAGGGGCATAACAGGACCTTCAGGCCCAAAGGGAGATTCT GGTTCTGTTGGAGAGAAAGGACCCGAGGGTAAAGCCGGAGCTGACGGTGCTCGG GGACTTCCTGGCTCTGTTGGACCTGTTGGTTCCGGTGGACCCAATGGAGACAAG GGTGAAACAGGCCCACCAGGCCCCGCGGGACGCAGAGGATCTCGAGGAATTGCT GGTTCTTCTGGTGAGCCTGGTCCAACTGGTGCTGTTGGATTCCCTGGACCTTCT GGCCCCGATGGTCAGCCTGGGGTCAAAGGTGAGACAGGTGAGGCAGGTCTGAAGGGAGAAGTAGGACCACCTGGAGCACAGGGGACAGCTGGAAAACCCGGAAAACAG GGACCTGTTGGTGTAACTGGACTGAAAGGTGCTAGAGGAACACAGGGTCAAGCG GGATCTGCTGGTTTCCCTGGGCTGCCTGGTGGAATTGGCCCTGCTGGTACTCCT GGTGTTGTTGGAGCAGATGGACCCATAGGTGATACAGGAAAGCAGGGCCCCTCGGGGATTCAAGGAGAGAACGGAGCTCCAGGACGCCAAGGAGAGAGGGGACCCGCAGGATTACCGGGCACCCCCGGGGAGAAGGGCGACTCGGGGGAGGACGGTCCTTCG gGGCCTGACGGGCCTCCAGGACCAGCTGGCATCACAGGACAGCGAGGTATTGTGGGTCAGCCTGGactcagaggagagagaggcttGCTGGGACTGCCAGGTCCAGCG GGTCAACCAGGGAAACCTGGAGCCTCTGGAAGCCAGGGAGGCGTAGGCCCTGCTGGTGGTATTGGGTTACCAGGAGCCACCGGACCAAGAGGAGACCCCGGCCCAGAG GGTATTCCTGGAGCAGAGGGATCACCTGGCAAAGATGGTGTCCTAGGAGAAAGG ggTGACAGGGGAAGTCCTGGTCCTGAGGGTCTGGCTGGTGTTGCAGGTTCTCCTGGAACTGAGGGTCCAGTGGGACTCACCGGTGGTCCTGGACTAATTGGCGAAACT GGTTCCAGAGGCGGTGCTGGACCATCAGGACAACCTGGAGTACGGGGAAAAGTG GGCCCTCAAGGACCACAAGGAGAGAAGGGGATTATTGGAGACCAAGGAGAGCGGGGTCAGAAAGGTCACAGAGGTTTCACCGGTCTTGATGGCCTCCCTGGAATCACA GGTGCCACGGGTGACCCAGGAGCTATCGGTATCGTTGGACCAGCAGGACCAAGG ggTCCTCCAGGAGTTTCAGGTCCTCcaggaaaagaaggaaacattGGCCAGTCTGGACCGATGGGTGCTCCTGGAAGCAGAGGAGCCATTGGAGACCTTGGAGCGCAG GGTCCATCTGGTGAACCTGGACCTCCTGGCCTTCCAGGCCCCCCTGGACCTCCCATTGCAGCGGTGGGAGACCTCTTTGCTGCCATGGAGGATTATGACATGAACGGCTTTGTGCCTCAAGCTGAGGAATTCATTGAGGACGACGTGGCAGCGGATCCTCCTCCACTTCCGGAGTTCAACAAAGATGAAGCCCTCCCCAATAAGAACGTCCTCCGTGCAGACACCGGCGTCCAGGCCACGCTGAAGACCCTGAGTGGACATTTGCAGAACCTGCGCAGTCCTGACGGCAGCAAGATGAACCCTGCCAAAACCTGCCAGGACATCAAGCAGTGTTACCCCCAGAAAAAGAGCG GTAATTACTGGATTGATCCAAATCAAGGCAGCACCAAAGATGCCATCAGGGTCTTCTGTAATATGGAGAACGGTGAAACCTGCATCTCCGCCAATCCGGCAAACATTCCCCACAAAAACTGGTGGACCAAATCCATTCCCACTGCCAACGAGCCCATCTGGTTTGGAGCCAACATGAACGCTGGAACTAAA TTCCTCTATGGAAATAAGGAGGAGCAGCCTAACGCAGTGGCTGTTCAAATCAAGCTGCTGCAGCTTTTGTCCAAGGAGTCGCACCAGAACGTGACCTACCACTGCAGGAACAGCGTGGCCTATAAAGACGCAAAGAGCGGCAGCCTGAAGAAGGCTCTCGTGCTCAAGGGCGCCAACGGCCAGGAACTGAGAGCACAGGGCAACATCCGCCTGCGATACTCTGTCCTTGACGATGGCTGCTCG
- the LOC122758671 gene encoding collagen alpha-2(V) chain-like isoform X1: MGPSLRCRITVCLALTLAQVIAVSCQEDNKNDSCTHMGHLYSNNQIWSPGPCRVCVCETGTVVCEDELCEELSGCQTAVVPEGECCPVCSTAAAPARGTDTDADTCTENGTTYSNYQIWSPEPCRICMCDTGTVVCEEVVCEELGHCPTTEAPEGECCPVCSTAAAAAAPPPPPPPPPPSTDNKTDSCTEDGKVYSNNQIWHPEPCRVCICDTGTVVCEDVVCEDIGDCRTTEIPEGECCPVCSAANVPADTCTENGKVYANNDMWNPEPCRICVCDMGTAVCEEVICEDLGDCPKTVTPDNECCPVCLTAASSSTPSTHDAPAADEYKEESCIVEEEVHQHNDIWKPEPCRVCVCDNGVAICDEVKCEVLPNCGKVITPEGECCPVCDSFASASRMIEIMGFKGQKGEPGDIPYVVGHPGPQGPSGPPGSQGPTGPRGFKGRRGFQGPPGFDGEPGIPGNPGQAGPPGQVAPPGGNLASQMALGFNEKSTLAGMVSGSRGESGPRGPSGQSGPPGPTGGQGIPGDVGDPGQMGEPGHRGPDGPSGKPGPDGEPGPAGATGEPGFAGSVGARGFPGLPGLPGLKGHKGHAGPPGLKGETGSVGTKGASGNAGAMGAPGPQGPPGLQGERGRAGPTGPVGKRGTPGDGGKPGPLGPIGIPGIPGFPGNPGMKGEAGPTGVRGSPGQQGARGDSGHVGPAGATGQQGAEGNDGGPGARGQTGLAGVQGPAGVQGPIGAPGPQGTTGAHGPKGQLGDVGVPGFKGEAGFKGERGDHGVPGPLGPMGEDGKRGPRGDAGSIGPPGPSGETGAPGNRGFPGADGLPGPKGAVGERGLQGSAGAKGLSGDVGRPGESGLTGARGLSGPLGAQGAEGKLGPVGSAGEDGKQGSAGSTGTRGASGPMGLPGPKGFAGDAGKIGEAGSSGPPGPRGLNGKDGEEGAAGSTGPAGPAGKRGEHGPQGVNGFQGLPGMPGPPGESGKPGNEGLSGEAGTVGATGPRGERGSPGERGDVGPNGLQGPKGSPGGPGPDGPKGNAGPTGALGEPGGPGLQGMPGERGITGPSGPKGDSGSVGEKGPEGKAGADGARGLPGSVGPVGSGGPNGDKGETGPPGPAGRRGSRGIAGSSGEPGPTGAVGFPGPSGPDGQPGVKGETGEAGLKGEVGPPGAQGTAGKPGKQGPVGVTGLKGARGTQGQAGSAGFPGLPGGIGPAGTPGVVGADGPIGDTGKQGPSGIQGENGAPGRQGERGPAGLPGTPGEKGDSGEDGPSGPDGPPGPAGITGQRGIVGQPGLRGERGLLGLPGPAGQPGKPGASGSQGGVGPAGGIGLPGATGPRGDPGPEGIPGAEGSPGKDGVLGERGDRGSPGPEGLAGVAGSPGTEGPVGLTGGPGLIGETGSRGGAGPSGQPGVRGKVGPQGPQGEKGIIGDQGERGQKGHRGFTGLDGLPGITGATGDPGAIGIVGPAGPRGPPGVSGPPGKEGNIGQSGPMGAPGSRGAIGDLGAQGPSGEPGPPGLPGPPGPPIAAVGDLFAAMEDYDMNGFVPQAEEFIEDDVAADPPPLPEFNKDEALPNKNVLRADTGVQATLKTLSGHLQNLRSPDGSKMNPAKTCQDIKQCYPQKKSGNYWIDPNQGSTKDAIRVFCNMENGETCISANPANIPHKNWWTKSIPTANEPIWFGANMNAGTKFLYGNKEEQPNAVAVQIKLLQLLSKESHQNVTYHCRNSVAYKDAKSGSLKKALVLKGANGQELRAQGNIRLRYSVLDDGCSQSNGNWGKTVIEHRTLTSTRLPIVDLAPMDIGQPDQEFGLDIGPVCFS, encoded by the exons ATGGGGCCCTCATTGCGCTGTAGGATTACTGTGTGCCTGGCCCTCACCTTGGCTCAGGTGATTGCTGTGAGCTGCCAAGAAGATAACAAGAACG acagctgcacacacatggGACACCTCTACTCCAACAATCAGATATGGAGCCCAGGGCCGTGTCGAGTGTGCGTGTGCGAAACGGGCACCGTGGTGTGTGAGGACGAGCTGTGTGAGGAGCTCAGTGGCTGCCAGACAGCTGTGGTTCCTGAGGGCGAGTGCTGCCCCGTGTGCTCCACTGCGGCGGCACCGGCTCGTGGTACAGACACTGACGCAG ATACCTGCACAGAAAATGGCACGACCTACTCCAACTATCAGATTTGGAGTCCAGAGCCATGTCGAATCTGCATGTGCGACACAGGGACTGTGGTGTGTGAGGAAGTGGTGTGTGAAGAGCTGGGGCACTGCCCGACAACTGAGGCCCCCGAGGGCGAGTGTTGCCCCGTgtgctccacagcagcagcagcagcagcaccaccaccaccacctcctcctcctcctcctagcACGGACAATAAAACTG ATTCCTGCACAGAAGACGGCAAAGTCTACTCCAACAATCAGATATGGCACCCAGAGCCATGTCGTGTCTGTATATGTGATACTGGGACAGTGGTTTGTGAGGACGTGGTGTGCGAGGACATAGGTGACTGCCGGACCACAGAGATCCCAGAGGGCGAGTGCTGCCCCGTGTGCTCGGCTGCGAACGTTCCAGCTG aTACCTGCACAGAAAATGGCAAAGTCTATGCTAACAATGACATGTGGAACCCGGAGCCTTGTCGGATCTGCGTGTGTGACATGGGGACCGCCGTGTGTGAGGAGGTGATTTGCGAGGACCTCGGTGACTGTCCGAAAACTGTGACCCCAGACAACGAGTGCTGCCCCGTGTGCTTGACCGCGGCCTCGTCATCCACTCCCAGCACTCACGACGCACCAG CAGCCGATGAATATAAAGAGGAAAGCTGcattgtggaggaggaggttcaCCAGCACAACGACATCTGGAAACCAGAGCCCTGTCGTGTCTGCGTCTGTGACAATGGCGTAGCCATCTGCGACGAGGTGAAGTGCGAAGTTCTGCCAAATTGCGGGAAGGTCATCACCCCTGAGGGAGAGTGCTGCCCCGTGTGTGACAGCTTTGCCAGTGCAAGCAGGATGATTG AAATAATGGGCTTCAAG GGACAGAAAGGCGAACCGGGTGATATTCCATAT gtgGTCGGGCACCCTGGACCTCAAGGACCATCG GGTCCTCCAGGAAGTCAAGGTCCCACTGGACCAAGAGGCTTTAAAGGTAGACGG GGATTCCAGGGGCCTCCAGGATTTGACGGAGAGCCTGGTATTCCAGGAAATCCAGGTCAAGCAGGACCCCCAGGCCAGGTGGCACCCCCTGGG GGAAATCTAGCATCGCAAATGGCTTTAGGCTTCAACGAGAAGTCTACTCTGGCTGGCATGGTGTCAGGATCCAGG GGAGAATCAGGACCGCGAGGACCTTCAGGGCAGTCGGGACCACCA GGTCCAACTGGTGGTCAGGGAATTCCAGGAGATGTTGGAGACCCAGGACAAATG GGAGAACCGGGTCATCGAGGACCTGACGGGCCATCAGGAAAACCTGGACCTGAT GGAGAACCTGGACCTGCAGGAGCTACAGGAGAGCCAGGATTCGCAGGATCTGTG GGTGCCAGAGGATTCCCAGGACTCCCTGGTCTTCCAGGTCTAAAAGGTCACAAG GGACATGCTGGTCCTCCTGGGTTGAAAGGGGAGACTGGATCAGTTGGAACCAAG GGTGCTTCAGGAAATGCTGGCGCCATGGGTGCTCCTGGTCCACAG GGGCCGCCGGGTCTGCAGGGAGAACGAGGAAGAGCCGGCCCAACCGGACCTGTg GGAAAACGTGGCACACCTGGTGATGGCGGCAAACCTGGTCCTCTG GGTCCCATTGGAATCCCTGGTATACCAGGATTTCCCGGTAACCCAGGAATGAAG GGTGAGGCAGGGCCAACTGGGGTGAGAGGAAGTCCAGGACAACAGGGAGCCAGAGGAGATTCAGGACATGTAGGACCAGCTGGAGCAACGGGACAGCAG GGTGCAGAAGGAAATGATGGCGGTCCAGGTGCACGTGGACAAACA GGTCTGGCAGGTGTGCAAGGTCCAGCAGGTGTGCAAGGTCCGATAGGTGCCCCTGGTCCCCAGGGAACCACAGGAGCACATGGACCAAAGGGCCAACTG GGCGACGTAGGAGTGCCTGGATTCAAAGGAGAAGCTGGATTCAAGGGAGAAAGA GGCGACCATGGTGTTCCTGGTCCATTAGGTCCAATGGGAGAGGACGGGAAGCGTGGACCACGAGGTGATGCCGGATCCATTGGGCCTCCAGGACCTTCAGGAGAGACT GGAGCTCCAGGAAATCGAGGTTTCCCCGGTGCAGATGGTTTACCAGGCCCGAAG GGAGCTGTGGGTGAACGTGGGCTGCAAGGGTCAGCTGGTGCCAAAGGCTTATCTGGAGATGTGGGACGCCCTGGAGAGTCAGGTTTAACAGGAGCTCGG GGTTTATCTGGACCACTCGGTGCTCAAGGAGCAGAGGGGAAACTAGGACCTGTG GGCTCGGCAGGAGAAGACGGCAAACAAGGCTCAGCTGGTTCAACGGGAACCAGAGGTGCTTCTGGACCAATGGGCCTGCCAGGACCTAAGGGCTTTGCT GGCGATGCTGGAAAGATCGGAGAGGCTGGAAGTTCTGGACCCCCGGGTCCAAGG GGACTGAATGGAAAAGATGGAGAGGAAGGTGCTGCTGGATCAACTGGTCCAGCT GGTCCTGCAGGAAAAAGAGGAGAGCATGGGCCACAGGGAGTGAACGGTTTCCAG GGTTTGCCCGGAATGCCAGGCCCACCCGGAGAGTCAGGAAAACCAGGCAATGAG GGTCTCTCTGGAGAGGCAGGGACTGTTGGAGCTACTGGTCCACGG GGTGAAAGAGGCTCTCCAGGAGAAAGGGGTGATGTCGGTCCCAATGGACTGCAAGGACCCAAAGGTAGTCCAGGTGGACCAGGACCCGATGGACCAAAG gGTAACGCTGGACCAACGGGTGCTCTTGGTGAGCCAGGTGGTCCAGGACTTCAGGGGATGCCAGGGGAGAGGGGCATAACAGGACCTTCAGGCCCAAAGGGAGATTCT GGTTCTGTTGGAGAGAAAGGACCCGAGGGTAAAGCCGGAGCTGACGGTGCTCGG GGACTTCCTGGCTCTGTTGGACCTGTTGGTTCCGGTGGACCCAATGGAGACAAG GGTGAAACAGGCCCACCAGGCCCCGCGGGACGCAGAGGATCTCGAGGAATTGCT GGTTCTTCTGGTGAGCCTGGTCCAACTGGTGCTGTTGGATTCCCTGGACCTTCT GGCCCCGATGGTCAGCCTGGGGTCAAAGGTGAGACAGGTGAGGCAGGTCTGAAGGGAGAAGTAGGACCACCTGGAGCACAGGGGACAGCTGGAAAACCCGGAAAACAG GGACCTGTTGGTGTAACTGGACTGAAAGGTGCTAGAGGAACACAGGGTCAAGCG GGATCTGCTGGTTTCCCTGGGCTGCCTGGTGGAATTGGCCCTGCTGGTACTCCT GGTGTTGTTGGAGCAGATGGACCCATAGGTGATACAGGAAAGCAGGGCCCCTCGGGGATTCAAGGAGAGAACGGAGCTCCAGGACGCCAAGGAGAGAGGGGACCCGCAGGATTACCGGGCACCCCCGGGGAGAAGGGCGACTCGGGGGAGGACGGTCCTTCG gGGCCTGACGGGCCTCCAGGACCAGCTGGCATCACAGGACAGCGAGGTATTGTGGGTCAGCCTGGactcagaggagagagaggcttGCTGGGACTGCCAGGTCCAGCG GGTCAACCAGGGAAACCTGGAGCCTCTGGAAGCCAGGGAGGCGTAGGCCCTGCTGGTGGTATTGGGTTACCAGGAGCCACCGGACCAAGAGGAGACCCCGGCCCAGAG GGTATTCCTGGAGCAGAGGGATCACCTGGCAAAGATGGTGTCCTAGGAGAAAGG ggTGACAGGGGAAGTCCTGGTCCTGAGGGTCTGGCTGGTGTTGCAGGTTCTCCTGGAACTGAGGGTCCAGTGGGACTCACCGGTGGTCCTGGACTAATTGGCGAAACT GGTTCCAGAGGCGGTGCTGGACCATCAGGACAACCTGGAGTACGGGGAAAAGTG GGCCCTCAAGGACCACAAGGAGAGAAGGGGATTATTGGAGACCAAGGAGAGCGGGGTCAGAAAGGTCACAGAGGTTTCACCGGTCTTGATGGCCTCCCTGGAATCACA GGTGCCACGGGTGACCCAGGAGCTATCGGTATCGTTGGACCAGCAGGACCAAGG ggTCCTCCAGGAGTTTCAGGTCCTCcaggaaaagaaggaaacattGGCCAGTCTGGACCGATGGGTGCTCCTGGAAGCAGAGGAGCCATTGGAGACCTTGGAGCGCAG GGTCCATCTGGTGAACCTGGACCTCCTGGCCTTCCAGGCCCCCCTGGACCTCCCATTGCAGCGGTGGGAGACCTCTTTGCTGCCATGGAGGATTATGACATGAACGGCTTTGTGCCTCAAGCTGAGGAATTCATTGAGGACGACGTGGCAGCGGATCCTCCTCCACTTCCGGAGTTCAACAAAGATGAAGCCCTCCCCAATAAGAACGTCCTCCGTGCAGACACCGGCGTCCAGGCCACGCTGAAGACCCTGAGTGGACATTTGCAGAACCTGCGCAGTCCTGACGGCAGCAAGATGAACCCTGCCAAAACCTGCCAGGACATCAAGCAGTGTTACCCCCAGAAAAAGAGCG GTAATTACTGGATTGATCCAAATCAAGGCAGCACCAAAGATGCCATCAGGGTCTTCTGTAATATGGAGAACGGTGAAACCTGCATCTCCGCCAATCCGGCAAACATTCCCCACAAAAACTGGTGGACCAAATCCATTCCCACTGCCAACGAGCCCATCTGGTTTGGAGCCAACATGAACGCTGGAACTAAA TTCCTCTATGGAAATAAGGAGGAGCAGCCTAACGCAGTGGCTGTTCAAATCAAGCTGCTGCAGCTTTTGTCCAAGGAGTCGCACCAGAACGTGACCTACCACTGCAGGAACAGCGTGGCCTATAAAGACGCAAAGAGCGGCAGCCTGAAGAAGGCTCTCGTGCTCAAGGGCGCCAACGGCCAGGAACTGAGAGCACAGGGCAACATCCGCCTGCGATACTCTGTCCTTGACGATGGCTGCTCG